From the genome of Pseudomonas sp. Teo4, one region includes:
- a CDS encoding SDR family oxidoreductase — protein sequence MDNVIVITGASRGIGAATALLAAQQGYRICINYHADDRAAEGVLAQVRALGAEAIAVRADASVEDEVIQLFQRVDHELGPVTALVNNAGTIAQQSRVEDMSEFRLLKVMKTNVVGPMLCAKHALRRMSRRHGGQGGAIVNVSSVAARLGSPNEYVDYAASKGALDTFTIGLAKEVAGEGVRVNGVRPGYIHTGLHALSGDPERVAKLEPGLPMGRGGRPEEVAEAILWLLSDKASYSTGSFIDLGGGR from the coding sequence ATGGACAACGTTATCGTCATCACCGGTGCCAGCCGTGGCATCGGCGCCGCCACTGCGTTGCTGGCGGCTCAGCAGGGTTACCGCATCTGTATCAACTACCATGCCGATGATCGGGCCGCCGAAGGCGTTCTGGCCCAGGTCCGCGCGTTGGGTGCCGAAGCCATCGCCGTGCGTGCCGATGCCAGCGTAGAGGACGAGGTGATCCAGTTGTTCCAGCGGGTCGACCACGAGCTGGGCCCGGTCACTGCGCTGGTCAACAACGCCGGCACCATCGCCCAGCAGAGCCGGGTCGAGGACATGTCGGAGTTTCGCTTGCTCAAGGTGATGAAAACCAACGTGGTCGGGCCGATGCTGTGCGCCAAGCACGCGCTGCGGCGCATGTCCCGTCGCCATGGCGGGCAGGGCGGCGCCATCGTCAACGTGTCTTCGGTGGCGGCGCGCTTGGGCTCGCCCAACGAATACGTCGACTATGCCGCGTCCAAAGGGGCGCTCGACACCTTCACCATTGGCCTTGCCAAAGAGGTGGCCGGCGAGGGCGTGCGGGTCAATGGTGTGCGCCCGGGCTACATCCACACAGGCCTCCATGCCCTGTCCGGCGACCCGGAGCGGGTGGCCAAGCTCGAACCGGGCCTGCCCATGGGGCGGGGTGGGCGGCCAGAGGAAGTCGCCGAGGCGATTCTCTGGCTGTTATCGGACAAGGCGTCCTATTCCACTGGCAGTTTCATCGACCTGGGTGGCGGACGGTAA